CAGTCTGCTGAATCTGCCGCGGCCTTTGGTATTGAACCTAAAGTGGCCATGATTAGTTATTCAACAGGTTCAAGTGGCACAGGCTCTGATGTTGACAAAGTGCGTGAAGCTACGCGTATCGCCAAAGAGCGTCGTCCAGACTTAGTCATTGACGGTCCGCTGCAATACGATGCTGCAGTCATGGAAAATGTGGCCTTAAGTAAGGCGCCAGACAGCCCTGTTGCCGGCCAAGCGACGGTCTTTATTTTCCCTGACTTAAATACGGGTAACACAACTTATAAAGCTGTTCAGCGTTCAGCCGACTTGATTTCAATCGGTCCAATGCTGCAAGGCTTGAATAAACCTGTGAATGATTTATCCAGAGGCGCATTAGTTGAGGATATTGTTTACACTGTTGCTCTAACAGCCATTCAAGCGGCTCAAATGGCTAAATCGAAACAATAGGAAACAGCAATGCCTCAACTCGAACTTAAAGTACCACCTGTATTGTTAGTTTTAATCGCAGTGGTGCTCATTCAGTTCGCACCGGGGCATTTTCAAGTGTACGGCCACGCTGCAACCACGTTTAAGGTTGCGGCCGCCGTTGCTCTAGCGGCAGGCATTATTATTGCGATGCTTGGTATTGTGAGCTTTAAACAGCATCAAACGACAGTCAACCCAATGACGCCAGATGCAGCCAATACCTTGGTCGACAGCGGTGTTTTTCAATACACGCGAAACCCTATGTACGTGGGTATGGCGCTCGTTGTTTTAGCATTCGGTTTATGGCTTGGCAAACCATTGAGCTTAGTCATCCTCATGGGCTTTACCGCCTACCTGACACAGTACCAAATCATCCCGGAAGAGCGCGCACTTCAACAACGTTTCGGTGATTCGTTCGACAACTACTGCGCATCCGTCAAACGCTGGCTTTAATGCAACAGTTCAGAGTCTCATATTTTCAACAACATAATCGCACATATATAATTTATTGGATGTGGCTTATAATTCGCGCCTATGAACGGTTCATACTGCAAGGATTAGGCAATGACAGACAATAGAGTTCCGAAGACGTTGATACTCGAACAAGGCACTATGCTACGTTCTTTTGCGTCATTGATTGGCCGCGAAATATTGTCATTTACTCTTCCAGCCGAAAACCCCAGTGAATTTGAAGTCATCTCATCCCCCATTTCACTGCCCAGCGAACGCCTTATCAATCACTATGTGCAATGGTCAGGCGCATCTGCTGACCGCTACCGAGCAAAAATTCCACCTCATTTATTTTTTCATTTGGCCATGCCCATGTGCATCCAACAACTCAAGCAATCGCGCTACCCATTGGGGCGGATTATCAACCAAGGCTGCGGTATGGTGGTCAATCATCCTATTCCGTATCAATCTGAAATCAATGCTGAGATCACGATCCAGCGGCTCCGAGAAACGGCAGGCCGAGTTCGAATTATTCAGCATGTCGCAATCTCAACGGCGGAGATCGAGCATGCAATTGAGTTGGAAATACAAACACTTTTACCACTAGGACCCGAAGCGGGCAGACGCCCAATGCGTAAAGAAGATCCTCGCATATTTCAGCCACTTGGCCAATGGACGGCGATAGATAGCGATGGCAGTAACTTTGCGTTACTCACCGGGGATTTTAATCCGATTCATTGGAGCGATATAGCCGGGAAGTTCTCGCCATTCGGGAGCAAAGTGCTGCATGGCTTTGGCACATTTGTAAGAACCTATGAATTACTACAAACGGCATTAAATCGTTCGGTACACCACATTGATGTGCGTTTTACTGCCCCACTGAAACTACCCGGTGGGCAAAACACGCTGCTTCATAGTGAGCAAACAGGAAGTGGTTCCAGCAGCATTCCATTTAAACTTCAGGACCAACACGACAAAATGCTGATGATCGGCAGTTACAGCTGCGAATAGTTCGACGTCATTCATCTTTCGCTGCGGGCACTCACCCGCAGCGCTCAGGTGGCTAGTCGATCAGTATTTGCTGAATGGTGTTTAACTCTTTTTCTGAAAAGTCTAAATTTTCAACGGCCACGACGTTTTCTCTCAATTGCTCTTTAGAGCTTGCCCCAATCAATACAGACGTCACACGCTCATCTCTTAGCAGCCAAGCCAAGGCCATTTGTGATAGCGTTTGCCCGCGCTCTTCTGCAATTTCAGCAAGGCGTTTGATTTTCGGTAAAAACTCATTCACGCGTTCAGCTGGCAAATATGATTTGCTATCGGCTGCGCGGCTATCTTGGGGGATACCATTGAGGTATCGATGGCTGAGCATTCCCTGTGCCAACGGCGAGAAGGTGATCATGCCAACGCCATGCTGGCCAACCACATCAATTAAACCCTCCTCTACCCAACGGTCAAACATCGAATAGCGCGCTTGGTGAATCAAACAAGGCGTTCCAAGCTCTTTAAACATTCGTAACGCTGCTAGAGTTTGGTCTGCACTGTAATTAGAAATTCCCACGTACAAAGCTTTGCCCTGACGGACGATACTGTCTAACGCTGCAACGGTTTCTTCAATGGGTGTGTTTGGATCAGGGCAATGGTGATAAAACAAGTCCACGTAGTCCAAATTCATGCGTTGAAGTGATTGATCTAAACTCGACATCAAATATTTACGAGAGCCGCCTACACCATATGGGCCAGGCCACATATCGTAGCCTGCTTTTGAGGCAATAAATAACTCGTCTCGATGGGTGCTAAAATCAGCCTTCATGATACGACCAAAGTTTTCTTCAGCACTGCCGTACGGAGGCCCGTAGTTATTGGCTAAATCAAAATGAGTGATGCCCAAATCAAACGCCTCTCTGAGCACCATTCTCGCATTGGCCAAATTGTCGTAATCGCCAAAGTTATGCCACAAACCGATGGATAAAGCAGGCAACAACACACCGCTTTTTCCACAGCGGCGATAGGGCATTTTGTCATAGCGATTTGGATGAGCCGCATACGACTCGATTGGGGCATGATCATTGATTTTCATTCAAGTTCTCTTGATTCAAAGATGTACAAAAACACAAAGTAATGGGCGTACGTTAAGCGTCAGCATCTTGTTATATTTTGATAACAGTTATTGTACGACTATTTGCAATAATATGAAGCCAATCAATGATGACACCTAAACCCAATTCAACAATTGTCGTCTATTCGGGCGAAACCTTTGCTTTGCTTCTTTTGATAATATGAGTGGCTATGCCATCAATGCTGGTTTGATTCTTTTGTTTCCAATATTCTGAGACTCCTTCTTCGCCCTGATGCGTGGCCCATTTTTTAAGCAGCTCGCGCTCACCCACGTAATCGTAAAATGGAATAGACATACCGCAAGACGATTGCACCAGTTCAATATCAAGCTCAAACACTTGCCGAGCTCCCGGAGTTTCAGGAAAGTGAGCATAAGCCGAGGCCCAAGCACTATCACCTCGATGAATCACGGTGGCTGCTCCATACAATCGAAGGATCAGCGGCTTGCCTTCAAACGCAGCAAACATGACCGTCATTCGAGGGTTTTCTTGCACGTGCGCTGAGGTCTCATTGCCACTTCCTGTCACGTTCAGCCACAGCGCTTTAGTGTTTGATATGACTCGAAACGAGTCCATGCCCTTAGGCGACACGTTGACACGACTATCGGCAGTTGCTGTTCCTACAAAAAATAGCTTTTGAGATTCAATAAACGATATTTGACTGTCGGATAGTCGCTTAAATTGTTGGCCCATGATCATTCTCGTTTTGAGGAGGAACTAGCATTGTAGACGATGCTTAAGCAGCTCATTTGACAGGCCATTCAATTCATCTGTCTCTAATCTTTGCAACGCTCACCAAGCCGCTGTTCAGTCGAATTTAAAGCGATTAAAAAAGCCTCCGAAGAGGCTTTGAACAAATACGTAAAGATCTAGCACTATTGGCTAAATCGAGTTCGATATAGCTGTCGATTAAAGTCGGTCGCGGCCTTCACCAAAGGTTCCGACGGTAAATCCGTGACGGACACAAAACCAACGTTATAGTTTTCACCATCGTAAGCTCTACCAGTTAAAGGGGAGTCGATGTATTGAAACCAGTGCGCTCCAACAAAGTATGGGTTGTCGACAACGGTTTGCATGTAATCCACATACTTTTGCCCGCGATCATACTGAGATTCGGCATGAACTAAGCCAGGATTGAGCAAGCCCGTATCAACGGAGCCATTATGGAATTCGCCAATGATACTCGGGCGATCAATGTCTTTTAGGAAGGTCCAAAAGTCGCTATTAATGCCTTCTTTGTAATAGTTGTAGCTCACAACATCGGCATATTTGGCCGCAGCGAAGCGGACTTCAGGCGTCATTCCCCAGTCTGCAAACCGTGCGCCTAGATACAAATGGTTGGGCATGTGCTTGTCCATCATCTCGGCCACAACCTTGAAATACTGTTCGGCATAGTGAGTCATCATGACCGAGAGATCGGCCAGTGCCTGGTCGGTAAATTGTGTTAACTCAGCTCCTTCAGCAAAGCCCTGCCAAGACGCAATATCGGTTCCCCACGCTTTATTTAAAGCATCAACCGATACGTACTTCGCTTGCATGAGCTTATCAAACTCAGCTTTGGTTGGGCTCTCTTTAGAAGGAAGCTTGAGTGTGTTGATCGCAATGGCATAGCGAGTCTCATTTGAGTTCATTGACCCCCAACTCTTTTCATTGTCAACGAACACCCCAACACACCAAGGGTTATCTTTCACCTCAAGCGCAATTTGGGCCACAGTTTTTGAAGCCCGCTCACTAAATTCAGGATCAAATGGGTCCGGCAAGGGACTCCAATAATCGTTACCACTGCTCACTGTTTTGTAATTGCCGATGATCCAACCGTTGGCAAAATAAGGAATTCGATCTTCCTGATAAAATATCGGATCAACCCAATTACCAAACGAGGTAAAGCCCCACGTCAACATGCGATCAATGGTTGTATCTCGCCACTTATTCATCAGCTTGGCGTTGTCTGTTTCTTCAAATTTTCGTTCCAAGTTTGCTCGGTAGAAGCTGAAGGTTTCGCCTTTTTCAACAGCTCCAACATGAACTGTATTGCGATAACCAAAGTTGGCAGCCAACGGCTCTGAGTAATCGGGCAACCATTCAAACATATCGGCTCGAAGCTTGGAGCTCACATACCTCGATTTAACCGCAGCCTCAGGCGCTCGGTTTAATCCTTTAGAATCTTCTGGAGTTAAATCGTTTGCATCACGCCCCGGCAAAAGCGATTCATCAAAATCATACCCAGTAATGGTTGATGTGTTGGCCATTCGTATATTGGCGATACCCGTTGAGAAAAACAGATACCCTTCGGGATCGACTAAAGACCACTTGCCCTGATACTTTTCCACTCGAAAGTAACCTGTGCCATCAAGCTTTGGCCCTTCTGACCATCCACTGAATTTAGAACGCCCTTGCATCGGATGATTCGATAACTTGGACTGTTCTTGCTGCGAACGCTCAATGAGAGCTTCTACGCTATTAACCTTGCCGTCAAAATCTAACTTAGCATTTTGACCAAACTCATCGACCAAGCCCACTAAGTAGTCTTTATCCTGAGCCTCAGCCTGAATTAATCTAATATTATCAATAACAATACTTTTATCCGCTAACAGGCCTCTGACCGAGAATTTGATGCTTTCAACCTGACTTAAGTCGATATTTTTAGTGCCATAGCGCCAAATAATGGGCTCATGCTCGGAAATCCACTTTTTAGGGTTTGAACGAATACCCGTTTCAATATTGAGGTCGTCACCGCGCAACACCATATAGTAAGTGTTGGAAGATTGGCTAGGCACCACCATGCTGCGGTTATGAGCAGCACCGCTGGTATCTTTTGCAGTGACGTATAAATGCGTGGAGGTATCTGATGTATTACTAATATCAATGGCAAACGCAAAGTCGCTTAGGCCTTCCCAGTTCCAAGGTTTTTTCGGTTCAAACGCAAAACTAGCCTCTTGATTGTCTTTAGATTGAAAGTGAAGCGCCACTGCATTATTGGCTTGCGAGGTCTTTACCGTTTCAAAATCAGTATTTTCGAATTTCAGGAGATCAGACGGCACACCGTCGTCAAAGTTAATGGCCAAACCACCTAATGCTGCTGGTGTTTTTTGAGAAGAAGAATCTTCAGACATGCAGCCGCTCATAGTGCCGGTAAGAAGCAGCGTGGCAGCTGCCATGACTAAAGCATGATTGGGTTTTAAACTATCCATTGTGATGCACAACCTTCATTGAGACGTTCCATCGCAACACGACAACACAAAAACAGGACAAAGAATAGTTAACAATTTACAAATTGAGATATGGATAACACATCGATTGATTCGACAACCCGCACTCCACGGCTTGCTCAGCAAAGCGGCGCTGCTACTCATGCTCGCATCACAGTGTTTCTAACAGGGGCAATATCAATTCAATAGACCATAAAGATTACTAGAGCAGTCAAAAAGATTGGAAATAATTGAGGCAAATCGAAGTCATTACGTATCCATGCTAAAGCGAGTGATCAGCCGTATAAGGCCGCGCTGAGTATGCGGCCTTTTACAATTAGAATGAATGCTGACCCACTTTGACAAAGTCATTCAGCGCAGTACGATCGCGTTGCAGCACTTCCTGATTGGACCAAGTGATGATCACTGAATCAACCTTAGAACAATCACCGAGGCCAAAATGAAGGTTGGTATCTAAACTTTGTGAGAATGCCGCGGAGCTAGCCCCCACCATTCGAACATACTGCTGCTCACAGGCCTTGACTAGTACCCGGGCATTTTGTGGAGATGCGTTTGCCACTGGCGACTCTCCTACATCAACCACAATAAAATTGTGCTCAGTATTGCCTTGAAGCGATGTGTTCGATGAAGAAATAATGTTGTTTTGATAAAGCTGCCAACGGCCACGTTGATTGGCATACAGCACATCTAAGTCGCCATCATTGTCATAATCAAAGGCTTCAGCGCCGCCGCCAGTAGACCCCAAATCAGTATTGAAAATGCTATGAACAGCCTCAATTTCAAAACTATTTCCCCCCTTATTGATATATAAGATTTGTTGAAACTGTTGAGCGGAGTTACCGTTGCGAATGATTAAAATATCGTTCCAACCATCATTGTTAAAGTCAGCAGTGACCGCACTTGAAGTTTCTTCAGTCACGTCGATCCCCAATTTTTCCGTCATATCAACATACTGACCATCAATATTCTCCAGCAGCTTCACCGGTAAATTAAGGGGTGTGGACACCTTGGGGCTCGACATGACATTGTGAATCACCGCAGAGGTGGGGGAAGATGTTTTGCCGCCAATTCGCCAATACCCTTGTCCAACATAGCCAATGTACAAGCCATTTTTTGAGGTGTCTTGCGGGTATCCTTCAGCTTGTTCGGGGGTTAACGTAAAATCTCGATGACCATTTTTATCCGCAACAGGCACACTTAAAGGCGTTTTGTTCTGACCGATAAACACATCAAAATCAGGATACGCCATTTGTAAATTTTCGACCTGTAGGTCTCCTTCAATTAAAAGATCGTCGTAGTCCATCTTGTTTCTTCGCGCAAAGAAAGCAAAACGCTTATGCTCCGCATCATAATAAGTTTGCCCCGTGAATTGATGCTTGGCACGGGTCAACAGCAAGTCAAAGTCTCCGTCGTTGTCGTAGTCGAACGGCGAAATACTGCTCGTGTCACTAATATGTTGAAGTTCGCCAAACACATTATTCGACTCGTCTGTGAATTCGCCTGCTTTTTGCCCCATCACAGCAACCATGTTCTCGCCGCCGTAGAAAATGAGGTCAGCGTCATTGTCATTGTTAATGTCAGTCACAACTAGTTTGTATCCAAGCCATTTCGCAAACGGTAGGTAATCTTTAAATTTAAATTGGTGATAGGACGTTTTACCGTAGAGAAAATTTGCGCCTTGTGT
The DNA window shown above is from Echinimonas agarilytica and carries:
- a CDS encoding CRTAC1 family protein codes for the protein MTLVLGFRVALVVGCLSGVLASGCTPSRVQQNSTPLFSKNETVIAFENIARRKWDNPIIADLDKDGLTDILVTDHAHQATIFWNNGDRFSAPQVLIKGDTHGVAVADYDKDGRIDIIVSQGGGGGKNPRLPVRFQVNSDRSMESLGVYEHFERSRGRAVKFIDTDNNGELDLVTSAFPLKTQTQGANFLYGKTSYHQFKFKDYLPFAKWLGYKLVVTDINNDNDADLIFYGGENMVAVMGQKAGEFTDESNNVFGELQHISDTSSISPFDYDNDGDFDLLLTRAKHQFTGQTYYDAEHKRFAFFARRNKMDYDDLLIEGDLQVENLQMAYPDFDVFIGQNKTPLSVPVADKNGHRDFTLTPEQAEGYPQDTSKNGLYIGYVGQGYWRIGGKTSSPTSAVIHNVMSSPKVSTPLNLPVKLLENIDGQYVDMTEKLGIDVTEETSSAVTADFNNDGWNDILIIRNGNSAQQFQQILYINKGGNSFEIEAVHSIFNTDLGSTGGGAEAFDYDNDGDLDVLYANQRGRWQLYQNNIISSSNTSLQGNTEHNFIVVDVGESPVANASPQNARVLVKACEQQYVRMVGASSAAFSQSLDTNLHFGLGDCSKVDSVIITWSNQEVLQRDRTALNDFVKVGQHSF
- a CDS encoding pyridoxamine 5'-phosphate oxidase family protein encodes the protein MGQQFKRLSDSQISFIESQKLFFVGTATADSRVNVSPKGMDSFRVISNTKALWLNVTGSGNETSAHVQENPRMTVMFAAFEGKPLILRLYGAATVIHRGDSAWASAYAHFPETPGARQVFELDIELVQSSCGMSIPFYDYVGERELLKKWATHQGEEGVSEYWKQKNQTSIDGIATHIIKRSKAKVSPE
- the mgrA gene encoding L-glyceraldehyde 3-phosphate reductase; the encoded protein is MKINDHAPIESYAAHPNRYDKMPYRRCGKSGVLLPALSIGLWHNFGDYDNLANARMVLREAFDLGITHFDLANNYGPPYGSAEENFGRIMKADFSTHRDELFIASKAGYDMWPGPYGVGGSRKYLMSSLDQSLQRMNLDYVDLFYHHCPDPNTPIEETVAALDSIVRQGKALYVGISNYSADQTLAALRMFKELGTPCLIHQARYSMFDRWVEEGLIDVVGQHGVGMITFSPLAQGMLSHRYLNGIPQDSRAADSKSYLPAERVNEFLPKIKRLAEIAEERGQTLSQMALAWLLRDERVTSVLIGASSKEQLRENVVAVENLDFSEKELNTIQQILID
- a CDS encoding beta-galactosidase; the encoded protein is MDSLKPNHALVMAAATLLLTGTMSGCMSEDSSSQKTPAALGGLAINFDDGVPSDLLKFENTDFETVKTSQANNAVALHFQSKDNQEASFAFEPKKPWNWEGLSDFAFAIDISNTSDTSTHLYVTAKDTSGAAHNRSMVVPSQSSNTYYMVLRGDDLNIETGIRSNPKKWISEHEPIIWRYGTKNIDLSQVESIKFSVRGLLADKSIVIDNIRLIQAEAQDKDYLVGLVDEFGQNAKLDFDGKVNSVEALIERSQQEQSKLSNHPMQGRSKFSGWSEGPKLDGTGYFRVEKYQGKWSLVDPEGYLFFSTGIANIRMANTSTITGYDFDESLLPGRDANDLTPEDSKGLNRAPEAAVKSRYVSSKLRADMFEWLPDYSEPLAANFGYRNTVHVGAVEKGETFSFYRANLERKFEETDNAKLMNKWRDTTIDRMLTWGFTSFGNWVDPIFYQEDRIPYFANGWIIGNYKTVSSGNDYWSPLPDPFDPEFSERASKTVAQIALEVKDNPWCVGVFVDNEKSWGSMNSNETRYAIAINTLKLPSKESPTKAEFDKLMQAKYVSVDALNKAWGTDIASWQGFAEGAELTQFTDQALADLSVMMTHYAEQYFKVVAEMMDKHMPNHLYLGARFADWGMTPEVRFAAAKYADVVSYNYYKEGINSDFWTFLKDIDRPSIIGEFHNGSVDTGLLNPGLVHAESQYDRGQKYVDYMQTVVDNPYFVGAHWFQYIDSPLTGRAYDGENYNVGFVSVTDLPSEPLVKAATDFNRQLYRTRFSQ
- a CDS encoding MaoC/PaaZ C-terminal domain-containing protein, with product MTDNRVPKTLILEQGTMLRSFASLIGREILSFTLPAENPSEFEVISSPISLPSERLINHYVQWSGASADRYRAKIPPHLFFHLAMPMCIQQLKQSRYPLGRIINQGCGMVVNHPIPYQSEINAEITIQRLRETAGRVRIIQHVAISTAEIEHAIELEIQTLLPLGPEAGRRPMRKEDPRIFQPLGQWTAIDSDGSNFALLTGDFNPIHWSDIAGKFSPFGSKVLHGFGTFVRTYELLQTALNRSVHHIDVRFTAPLKLPGGQNTLLHSEQTGSGSSSIPFKLQDQHDKMLMIGSYSCE
- a CDS encoding methyltransferase family protein — its product is MPQLELKVPPVLLVLIAVVLIQFAPGHFQVYGHAATTFKVAAAVALAAGIIIAMLGIVSFKQHQTTVNPMTPDAANTLVDSGVFQYTRNPMYVGMALVVLAFGLWLGKPLSLVILMGFTAYLTQYQIIPEERALQQRFGDSFDNYCASVKRWL